Part of the Streptomyces antimycoticus genome, GGAATACTCGGGCGGCGCCCCGGTGTCCGCATCGGTGCCCCACGCCTCGCAGAACCCCTCCCAAGTAACAGCGGAAACACCCGAGAAGAAAGCCGAGGAGCCCTCCTCATGACCGAGAAGCTGCAGAAGACCCCGATCACCCCGGCCACGCACACCACCCCGCCCGCCAAGTTCTCCCACGGCGTGAAGAAGGGGAACGTCCTCCAGGTCGCCGGTCAGGTCGGCTTCGGCCCCGCCGTCCCGGGCCAGGCCCCCACCCCCGTCGGGCCGACCCTGCGCGAGCAGACCCTGCAGACCCTGCGCAATGTGCAGGCCGTGCTGGAGGAGGGCGGCGCGAGCTGGGAGGACGCCATGATGGTGCGCGTCTACCTCACCGACACCGGCCACTTCGCCGAATTCAACGAGATCTACAACGAGTTCTTCGCCGACCTCAAGGAGGCCCCGGCCGCGCGTACGACGGTCTACGTCGGCCTCCCCGCCGGTCTGCTCGTCGAGATCGACGCCCTCGCCGTCCTGGGCTGACCCCGAAAGCCCCGCGGCGGGCGGGAGCGCCTTCCGCCCGCCGCGGTTCCACCCCCGACTCGTCCTCACCGTCCCCGCCGTCGGAAGCTCGAGCCCTGATCAACCGCACCCACGCTCTCCCAGCGCGCGGCCCCCGCCGTGCGGCGGTGCCCCCTACCCACACCCGGAGTTCCCCATGCTGCTCGCGGCCGCTCCCGCTGCCGAGACACCACCCCACACCGGTGGTCTGCTCGCGCTCATCGACGGCACCGCCGGTCTGCTGACCGTCGCCGCCCTCGGCATCGCGCTACTGCTCTACCTGATCATCAAGGTCCGGCTGCAGCCCTTCGTGGCGCTGCTCGGCGTCTCCATCGTGGTCGGTCTGGCCGCCGGTCTCTCGGTCACCGAACTCTTCGGCACGGTCCAGAAGTCGGACGCCGTCTCGCTCATCGAATCCGGGATGGGCGGCATCCTCGGCCACATAGCCATCATCATCGGCCTGGGCACCATGCTCGGCGCGATACTCGAGGTCTCCGGCGGCGCGGAGGCGCTCAGCGCCCGGCTGCTCGGCATCTTCGGGGAGAAGCGGTCACCGCTCGCGATGGGTCTGACCGGCCTGATCTTCGGCATACCCGTCTTCTTCGACGTCGGCATCTTCGTCCTTGCGCCGATCGTCTACGCGGCCGCCAAGCGCAGCGGCAAGTCCATCCTGCTCTACGCGATGCCGCTGCTCGCGGGCCTGTCCATGACCCACGCCTTCCTGCCGCCGCACCCCGGCCCGGTGGCCGCGGCCGGGCTGTTCCATGTCGACCTGGGCTGGGTCATCCTGATGGGCATCGTCGTGGGCATCCCCTCGGTGCTGGCCGCCTGGGGCTACGCCGCCTGGATCGGCAAGCGCATCTTCGTCCCCGTACCGCAGGACATGGTCGAGGCGGCCGAGGAGTCCCGGGAGGCGGTCGCGGCCCAGCAGCGCGCCTCCGGCGTCACCCCGGCCGAGCGGCCGGTTTCGGTGGCCACGGTGCTCGCGATCATCGGCACCCCGCTCGTCCTGATCCTCTGCGCCACCTTCTCCTCCGTCGCGCTCGACCCGAGCACCGGCCGCTCGGTCATCGAGTTCTTCGGCCACCCCTTCGTGGCGCTGACGATCGCCCTGCTCCTGGCCTACTACCTGCTGGGCATCCGGCGCGGCTGGTCCCGCAAGTCCCTGGAGACCGTCTCCACCGCCTCCCTCAAGCCCGTCGGCAACATCCTCCTGGTCGTCGGCGCGGGCGGGGTCTTCGGCGCGGTCCTCAAGGGCAGCGGTGTCGCCCAGGCCCTGGCCGACGCCTTCGACAGCGCGGGCCTGCCGGTCATCGTGCTGGCCTGGCTGATCTCGGTGGTGCTCCGGGTGGCCCAGGGCTCGGCGACGGTCGCGATCGTCACGACGGCGGGCATCGTCACCCCGATGCTCTCCGAGGGCCACTACTCCCAGGCCCATCTGGCGCTGGTCATCATGGCCATCTCGGCGGGCTCGATCTTCGCCTCGCATGTGAACGACGGCGGCTTCTGGATGGTGGCGAAGTACTTCGGCATCTCCGAGAGCGACACGCTGAAGTCCTGGACGGTGCTGGAGACGGTGCTGTCGGTGGCGGGGTTCGTCGTGGCGGCCCTGCTGAGCATCGTCATCTAGCGGATGGCGCCCGCATGACGACGGCCCCCGAATCCCGGCAGAAAGCGCCGGGATTCGGGGCCGTCGCTTCCAGCTCAACTCCGCTCCGTGCCCAGTTGTATTCACCATTGCAACTCATTCATGGGAGCATCCGATTTTGATCAAATGATGGCAAAGAATGCTGGCTGAAAGGGCGAGCTGACGCTCGGCGGCGACGTCGCGAATGCCACGTCATTTCATTGTTCTACATACATTCAACTCTCCATCCCCATGCGCGGCATGATCAATCCATAGGGTCCTTGAGGTATTTGAAGGAAAGGGACCCATGGAAGAACTCCGAGCAATCCGGGCTCGCGGTATCACGAAGAGCTTCGGTGATGTCGTCGCCCTGGACGGCATCGATCTCGATGTAACGCAGGGTCAGATCCACGGCCTGGTAGGACCGAACGGCGCCGGAAAGACGACGTTGCTCGGCCTTCTGCTGGGGCTCGCGGTGGCCGACAGCGGTCGCCTGGAGGTCCTGGGTACACCGGTCGAGCGGGCACTCGACGCTCCCGACGGTGTGGCCGGCTTCGTGGACGGCCCCGCTCTCTACCCCTCGCTCACCCCACGGCAGAACCTCGCCGCGCTGGCCGCACTCCGCGGCCACGACGCGCGCACGGCGGGGATCGACGACGTCCTCGCCGAGGTCGGTCTCACCGACGTCGCCGACGACCGTACCCGCGGCTTCTCCCTCGGCATGCGCCAGCGACTCGGGCTCGCCGCCGCCCTGCTGACCAAGCCCCGGCTGCTCGTGCTCGACGAACCGTCCAACGGCCTCGACCCGGCGGGCAAGAGGCACGTGCACGGTGTCCTGGGCCGGCTCGCGGCCGACGGAACCGCCGTCGTGCTCTCCAGCCACAACATGGACGACCTCGAGGCGCTGTGCTCCGAGGTGACCATCCTCGCCGCCGGACGCGTCGTCTTCTCCGGCCCGCTGTCCAAGCTGGCCACCGAGAACCGTGAACTCGACTACCGGCTGCTCACCTCCGACCCGCAGGCCGCGCGCCGGCTGGCGGACGACGCGCCGGGGATCCAGGTCGTCGACGACGCCGGGGTACGGCAGGACGCCGAACTGCTCGTCGTACGGGCCCTGATGCCCGCCCTCGACCAACTCGTGGTGCGGCTCGTGGAGAGGGGTGTCGCACTGCGCGAGCTCACTCCCATGGTGTCCCCGCTCGAAGCCGCGTTTCTCGCCCTCACCGAGCAGCAGGAGGCCGGCAGATGACCGCGACCCTCACCCGGAGCCGGGCACAGGAACCCGAGCAGGTGACCGGGGGCCGTCGCGTCCCCTTCACCCGCGCCTGTCGCTTCGAGCTCGTCAAGCTCGTCTCCCAGTGGCGGATCCGCCTGCTGGTCCTCGCCTGCTGGATCGCGCCCGCCCTCTTCGTCGCCGGGGTGAGCCAGCAGAGCACGCTTCCCGTCGACACCCTCTTCGGGCGCTGGATGCTCGCCTCCGGGTGGGCCGGGCCGCTGGTGATGCTCGGTTTCGCGGGGACCTGGGCGCTTCCGCTGCTGACCTCGGTCGTGGCGGGTGATGTGTTCGCCTCCGAGGACCGGCTCGGCACCTGGCGCCATCTGCTCGTCGCGGTCCGCTCGCCTCGGCGGATCTTCGTGGCGAAGGCGGTGGCCAGCCTCACCGTCCTGCTGCTGCTCGTGGCCGGGCTCGCGGTCTCCAGCACCGTCGGCGGCCTCCTCGTGGTCGGCAACCAGCCGCTGGTCGGTCTCGACGGCCATCTCCTGGTGCCGTCGGACGCCGCCGTCTCGGTCCTGCTCTCCTGGGTCTGCGTCCTCGCCCCGACCCTGGCGCTCGCCGCACTCGGCTTCCTCGGGTCGGTCACGCTGGGACGGTCCCCGATGGGGCTGCTGGTGCCCGTGCTCGTCTCGCTCGCGATGGCGGTCGCCCAGATGCTGCCGCTTCCGGTGGCCGTGCGCGTCGCCCTGCCGAGCTACGCCTTCATCTCCTGGAACGGTCTGTTCACCAGCCCCGGCAACTCGGCCCGCTGCTGATTGGCATCGTTGTCAGCCTCGTCTGGGCCGTGGTCGCGACGGCGCTGGCGTATGTGCTCTTCGTACGGCGCGATTTCACCAACCTGGCCCACGACGGTTCGGGCCGCCGCGCGATCACCGTCGGAGTCCTGCCGCTCGTCGGGGTGGCCGCCGCGTCGTTCGCGGTCGTCGCCGCGACGACCTCGGCGACGGGCTCCGGGATCGAGCAGGACAAGGTGCAGCGCTCGCTCGCCACGGCGTTCGCGCACCTGTACCGCATGCAGACCGACCAACTCAACCGACCCGCCGTCACCGAGGCCCAGTTGAAGGCCACGGCGTCGTGCAACAAGGGAAGCACCAGGGTCGCGGCACAAGGCCCGGGCAACGACTGGCGCTGCGTGGTGACCTGGCATCTTCCCGGCGTCGAGGCCACAGGACAGGCCATCTACCAACTCGACGTCACTCCGGACGGGCGGTTCATGGCCGATGGCGATGGACCGAAGGAAGTGAACGGCTACTTCCTGGTGCGGACCCCCGATGGGGACGCACCGAACCCGCTGTGGCAGTTCGACGGCAATGTCGAACTGCTCGACACCACCCCGAAGGGATAAACCCTCAATGCAGGTAACTCGCCGCCGCAAACTCGTCGAGGAAGCCCGGATCAGCCTCATCAGCAGACGCATCGGCCGCCGGATACCGTTGTTGACGGCGGGCACCACCGCTGTCGCCCTCGTGGCCGCCGGCACGGCGCTCGCGCAGACCCAGCAGTTCGGCACGGACCAGGTCGGTCAGGTCACCAAGAACGGCCGGGTCGTCTCCAGCAACCAGTACATCGCCCCGTACGGCGACCGTCTCGTCATCAACCAGGGCAAGATCATGTCGTCCTCGGTCAGCCCGGACGGCACCCACATCGCCGCGTCGGTCACCGACGGTGGCGCCGCCCTGGCCATCGTGGACCTGAAGAACTGGAAGACGCAGCAGCTCGTCAGCAACGCCGCGTCGTCCAACCCCCGCATCAGCAGCAACAACGTGGGTCAGGAAGGCCCGACGTACTCGCCCGACGGCAAGCAGCTGTGGCTGGGCCAGCCGGACGGCTACACCGTGTTCTCCGTGAACGCGGACGGCAGCGTCTCCAGCCCGCGGACCGTCAGCATCCCGGCGCAGGGGTCCAAGCAGGCCCTGGTGGGCGCGGTGGCGTTCTCGGCCGACGGCAAGACCGCGTACTCCGCGGTCAACGGCCAGAACCGGGTCGTCTCCATCGACGCGGCGACCGGGACCATCAAGCAGAGCTGGAACGTGGGCAACGCCCCGCGTGGCATGGTCGTCGTCGGCGACAAGCTCTACGTCAGCAACGAGGGTGGCCGCCCGGCCAAGCCCGGCGAGCCCACGATCAACTCGTACGGTACGCAGGTACTCGCCGACCAGAAGACCGCTGCCACCACCAGCGGCACGGTCAGCGTCATCGACCTGGCGAACCAGGACGCCGCGGTCTCCAGCATCGAGGTCGGTCTGCACCCGACCGCCGTGTACGTCAAGAACGGCGTCGTGTTCGTCACCAACACCGCCGACAACAATGTGTCGGTCATCGACACGGCGAAGGACAAGGTCGTCCAGACCATCTCCACCCAGCCGTGGGCCAAGGCCCAGGTGGGCTACGAGCCCGACGCGGTGACCCTCACCGACGACGGTCACCTGCTGGTGACCCTCGGCCGCGCCAACGCCGTCGCCGTCTACAAGTTCACCTCGGCGCAGGAGCCGGTCAGCTACGTCGGCCTGCTCCCCACGGACTACTTCCCCTCGGAGATCACCACCTCCGGCAACGAGGTGTACGTCTCCAACACCCGTGGCAT contains:
- a CDS encoding GntP family permease, whose translation is MLLAAAPAAETPPHTGGLLALIDGTAGLLTVAALGIALLLYLIIKVRLQPFVALLGVSIVVGLAAGLSVTELFGTVQKSDAVSLIESGMGGILGHIAIIIGLGTMLGAILEVSGGAEALSARLLGIFGEKRSPLAMGLTGLIFGIPVFFDVGIFVLAPIVYAAAKRSGKSILLYAMPLLAGLSMTHAFLPPHPGPVAAAGLFHVDLGWVILMGIVVGIPSVLAAWGYAAWIGKRIFVPVPQDMVEAAEESREAVAAQQRASGVTPAERPVSVATVLAIIGTPLVLILCATFSSVALDPSTGRSVIEFFGHPFVALTIALLLAYYLLGIRRGWSRKSLETVSTASLKPVGNILLVVGAGGVFGAVLKGSGVAQALADAFDSAGLPVIVLAWLISVVLRVAQGSATVAIVTTAGIVTPMLSEGHYSQAHLALVIMAISAGSIFASHVNDGGFWMVAKYFGISESDTLKSWTVLETVLSVAGFVVAALLSIVI
- a CDS encoding ABC transporter ATP-binding protein — translated: MEELRAIRARGITKSFGDVVALDGIDLDVTQGQIHGLVGPNGAGKTTLLGLLLGLAVADSGRLEVLGTPVERALDAPDGVAGFVDGPALYPSLTPRQNLAALAALRGHDARTAGIDDVLAEVGLTDVADDRTRGFSLGMRQRLGLAAALLTKPRLLVLDEPSNGLDPAGKRHVHGVLGRLAADGTAVVLSSHNMDDLEALCSEVTILAAGRVVFSGPLSKLATENRELDYRLLTSDPQAARRLADDAPGIQVVDDAGVRQDAELLVVRALMPALDQLVVRLVERGVALRELTPMVSPLEAAFLALTEQQEAGR
- a CDS encoding RidA family protein, coding for MTEKLQKTPITPATHTTPPAKFSHGVKKGNVLQVAGQVGFGPAVPGQAPTPVGPTLREQTLQTLRNVQAVLEEGGASWEDAMMVRVYLTDTGHFAEFNEIYNEFFADLKEAPAARTTVYVGLPAGLLVEIDALAVLG